A DNA window from Desulfofundulus luciae contains the following coding sequences:
- a CDS encoding chromosomal replication initiator protein DnaA has translation MEALIFWAFLLFIFWTLFARERARSGRRYPGGPIPPFPQPDAREKPQDGSLREPGNYGEEEDLPLPGPWSRRQEEADLPLPGPWSRRPEETDLPLPGPWDRRETDPEDVPLPGPWNRQEEGPLPGPWSRREGDPPGQVNGEKVRKAPAGVFRREQQECCPGPALEHKPERMAETKREAYRERSVQNVPGVEGADQVFPETRGFCPRPVQCPLLSRRNLAAAVILSEVLNSRGGRQVRRRRGTR, from the coding sequence ATGGAAGCGCTCATTTTCTGGGCTTTTCTCCTGTTCATTTTCTGGACACTCTTTGCCAGGGAGCGCGCTAGGTCCGGCCGGCGTTATCCCGGGGGCCCCATTCCTCCCTTTCCGCAGCCGGATGCGCGGGAAAAACCGCAGGATGGTTCCTTAAGGGAACCAGGGAATTACGGGGAGGAGGAAGATTTGCCTTTACCGGGACCCTGGAGCCGTCGACAGGAAGAAGCGGATCTACCCCTGCCCGGTCCGTGGAGCCGCAGGCCGGAAGAGACTGACTTGCCCCTGCCAGGTCCATGGGACCGCCGGGAAACTGACCCGGAGGATGTTCCCCTTCCCGGCCCGTGGAACCGGCAGGAGGAAGGACCGCTTCCCGGCCCCTGGAGCAGGCGGGAAGGGGATCCGCCCGGCCAGGTGAACGGGGAAAAGGTTCGCAAAGCACCTGCTGGTGTGTTCCGGCGGGAGCAACAGGAGTGCTGCCCCGGCCCCGCTTTAGAACATAAACCGGAACGGATGGCTGAAACGAAGCGTGAAGCTTACCGGGAACGTTCCGTACAAAACGTGCCTGGAGTTGAAGGTGCGGACCAGGTTTTTCCGGAAACCCGGGGATTCTGCCCCCGGCCGGTGCAATGTCCCCTGCTTTCGAGACGCAACCTGGCTGCGGCGGTAATCCTGTCTGAAGTGCTGAATTCCCGCGGTGGCCGGCAGGTCCGGAGAAGGAGAGGGACGCGGTAG
- a CDS encoding Chromate resistance protein ChrB, with translation MQEWLVLVYKLPPEPSRYRAAVWRRIKSLGAIYLQNGVCVLPYGRDTERQFRQLRKEIEDCGGESFLIKGTLLVGEQNLIELFNAARDEEYAEIIDRCEDFFKEIEMETESRHFTYAELEENEEDLAKLEKWMKKVMERDFFQASLAEKTKELLQECRTRLDEFADRVFVCEDSMHKKPECMES, from the coding sequence GTGCAGGAGTGGCTTGTACTTGTTTATAAGTTGCCGCCAGAACCGTCCCGTTACAGGGCGGCAGTCTGGCGGCGGATCAAGTCCCTGGGAGCAATATACCTGCAGAACGGGGTCTGTGTTTTGCCTTACGGACGTGACACCGAAAGGCAGTTCAGACAATTGCGCAAAGAGATTGAGGATTGCGGAGGGGAATCCTTTTTAATCAAAGGTACGCTGCTCGTTGGCGAACAGAACCTGATAGAACTCTTCAATGCGGCCAGGGACGAGGAATATGCGGAAATCATCGACCGTTGCGAAGATTTTTTCAAGGAAATAGAGATGGAAACTGAAAGCCGGCACTTTACTTACGCCGAACTGGAAGAAAACGAAGAAGATCTGGCCAAGCTGGAAAAATGGATGAAAAAGGTTATGGAAAGGGACTTCTTCCAGGCCAGCCTGGCAGAAAAGACAAAGGAACTATTACAGGAGTGCCGTACGCGTCTGGATGAATTTGCCGATCGGGTTTTTGTATGCGAAGATTCCATGCATAAAAAACCTGAGTGTATGGAATCCTGA